The proteins below are encoded in one region of Xenopus laevis strain J_2021 chromosome 8L, Xenopus_laevis_v10.1, whole genome shotgun sequence:
- the LOC108699350 gene encoding tubulin monoglycylase TTLL3 — protein sequence MDRVKEIIKFVESHESHHAEKQWVIQKYIERPFLIYNTKFDMRQFFLVTDWNPLTIWYYKENYICMSSQPFNLENLDNSIHLCNRSVQMHFKNCPTRHPELPEDNVWSRKLQEYLCMIGAENAWEDVMVPGIKKIIYQTMLVSQSKVTPRKNSFDIYGADFMFSENFNPWLIEINSRPDMSSPTAVTGMIFESILEDTIKVIIDRKKDPNCDIGAYELIQKQVEVCQGKGDLFATIEEADTTVQAPLSSLWACLVV from the exons ATGGATCGCGTgaaagaaataatcaagtttgttgAAAGTCATGAAAGCCATCATGCGGAAAAGCAGTGGGTGATACAGAAGTACATAGAGAGGCCATTTCTCATTTACAACACTAAGTTTGATATGCGCCAGTTTTTCTTAGTAACGGACTGGAACCCCCTGACAATCTGGTACTATAAGGAAAATTACATTTGTATGTCATCACAACCTTTCAACTTGGAGAATCTGGACAA CTCCATACACCTGTGCAACAGATCCGTCCAGATGCACTTTAAAAACTGCCCAACCCGTCACCCTGAGCTGCCTGAAGACAATGTATGGTCTAGAAAACTGCAGGAATACCTATGCATGATTGGAGCAGAAAACGCCTGGGAGGACGTGATGGTGCCAGGGATTAAGAAAATCATATATCAAACTATGCTAGTTTCTCAGTCCAAAGTAACACCCAGAAAGAACAGTTTTGATATTTATGGTGCTGATTTCATGTTCAGCGAGAACTTCAATCCATGGCTCATTGAGATCAATTCCAGGCCAGACATGAGTTCACCCACAGCAGTGACTGGGATGATATTTGAAAGTATTTTAGAGGACACCATAAAAGTCATCATTGATCGTAAGAAGGACCCTAACTGTGACATCGGAGCATATGAGCTGATACAGAAACAG GTAGAAGTGTGTCAGGGGAAAGGAGATTTATTtgcaactatagaagaagcagacaccACAGTCCAGGCTCCTCTGTCCTCCCTGTGGGCCTGcttagtggtgtaa